The following coding sequences lie in one Saccharopolyspora hordei genomic window:
- a CDS encoding Nramp family divalent metal transporter, which produces MSADANSSGVAAPDPTWKAKLKQVGPGIMAAATGVGAGDLVATLVAGSRYGYALFWAVVLGTVFKLALGEAVGRWHLASGRTMLAGWRTLGRWAVGYFGLYAVVWGFVYGATAMSASALPLNALFPVLPVSGWAIVCGLLGLVLVWFGRYALLEKVMTVLVGVMFVTVVGTAVLVGPNLLELGAGLVPTLPGGSVAYVLGLMGGVGGTITMAAYGYWTFAKGWRTPRWLPFMRTDNAVGYITTGIFVVAMLVVGAEILLGHDLTSGDKGLLQLGDTLAQDYGQWARIPFLVGFFAVAFSSVIGVWNGVSLLFADWWRTWRLPKEAPPETAEDYDHKAGMHSPAYRLYLLWLTFPPMLLLFLGKPFQLTVVYGVLGALFMPFLAGTLLVLLNSKTMMPDAHRSRWLSNALLVLCLALFIGVAFNELVGVFE; this is translated from the coding sequence ATGTCTGCTGACGCGAACTCCTCGGGCGTCGCCGCGCCCGACCCGACCTGGAAGGCCAAGCTCAAGCAGGTCGGGCCCGGCATCATGGCCGCGGCCACCGGCGTCGGCGCCGGTGACCTGGTCGCCACCCTCGTCGCCGGGTCCCGCTACGGGTACGCGCTGTTCTGGGCGGTCGTGCTGGGCACGGTGTTCAAGCTGGCGCTGGGCGAAGCCGTGGGGCGGTGGCACCTGGCCTCCGGCCGCACCATGCTCGCCGGGTGGCGCACCCTGGGCCGCTGGGCCGTCGGCTACTTCGGGCTCTACGCGGTGGTGTGGGGCTTCGTCTACGGCGCCACCGCGATGTCCGCCTCGGCGCTGCCGCTGAACGCGCTGTTCCCGGTGCTGCCGGTCTCCGGGTGGGCGATCGTCTGCGGTCTGCTCGGGCTCGTGCTCGTCTGGTTCGGCCGCTACGCGCTGCTCGAGAAGGTCATGACGGTGCTGGTCGGCGTCATGTTCGTGACCGTGGTGGGCACGGCGGTGCTGGTCGGGCCGAACCTGCTGGAGCTGGGGGCCGGTCTGGTCCCGACGCTGCCGGGCGGTTCGGTCGCCTACGTGCTCGGCCTGATGGGCGGTGTCGGCGGCACGATCACCATGGCCGCCTACGGCTACTGGACCTTCGCCAAGGGGTGGCGGACCCCGCGCTGGCTGCCGTTCATGCGCACCGACAACGCCGTCGGCTACATCACCACCGGGATCTTCGTGGTCGCGATGCTCGTGGTCGGTGCCGAGATCCTGCTCGGGCACGACCTCACCAGCGGCGACAAGGGACTGCTGCAGCTGGGCGACACGCTGGCGCAGGACTACGGGCAGTGGGCCCGGATCCCGTTCCTGGTGGGCTTCTTCGCGGTCGCGTTCAGCTCGGTGATCGGCGTGTGGAACGGCGTCAGCCTGCTGTTCGCCGACTGGTGGCGCACCTGGCGGCTGCCCAAGGAGGCGCCGCCGGAGACCGCGGAGGACTACGACCACAAGGCGGGGATGCACAGCCCGGCCTACCGGTTGTACCTGCTGTGGTTGACCTTCCCGCCGATGCTGCTGCTGTTCCTGGGCAAGCCGTTCCAGCTGACCGTGGTCTACGGCGTGCTGGGCGCGCTGTTCATGCCGTTCTTGGCCGGGACGCTGCTGGTGCTGCTGAACTCGAAGACGATGATGCCCGACGCGCACCGGTCGCGGTGGCTGTCGAACGCGCTGCTGGTGCTGTGCCTGGCGCTGTTCATCGGGGTGGCGTTCAACGAGCTGGTCGGTGTCTTCGAGTGA
- a CDS encoding 50S ribosomal protein L25/general stress protein Ctc gives MSEVRIAVEQRTEFGKGAARRTRRAGKIPAVLYGHGSDPKHLSLPSVEFARAIRENGHNAVLTLDVAGGDSELALTKTITTHPIKNYIEHVDLLLVQRGEKVTVSVPVVLTGEAGPGTLVSQETTEVEVEAEALHIPEQLELSIEGAEVGTQLHASDIKLPAGVALQTDAETMVVNVTEAAAALAEETEVEGEGSEETASEE, from the coding sequence GTGTCCGAGGTACGTATCGCCGTCGAACAGCGCACCGAGTTCGGCAAGGGTGCCGCCCGCCGCACCCGCCGTGCCGGCAAGATCCCCGCGGTCCTCTACGGCCACGGCTCCGACCCGAAGCACCTGTCCCTGCCGTCCGTCGAGTTCGCCCGCGCCATCCGCGAGAACGGGCACAACGCGGTCCTCACGCTCGACGTGGCCGGTGGTGACAGCGAGCTCGCGCTGACCAAGACCATCACCACCCACCCGATCAAGAACTACATCGAGCACGTCGACCTGCTGCTCGTCCAGCGCGGCGAGAAGGTCACCGTCTCGGTGCCGGTCGTGCTGACCGGCGAGGCCGGCCCGGGCACCCTGGTCAGCCAGGAGACCACCGAGGTCGAGGTCGAGGCCGAGGCCCTGCACATCCCGGAGCAGCTGGAGCTGTCCATCGAGGGCGCCGAGGTCGGCACGCAGCTGCACGCCTCCGACATCAAGCTGCCGGCGGGCGTGGCCCTGCAGACCGACGCTGAGACGATGGTCGTCAACGTCACCGAGGCCGCCGCGGCGCTGGCCGAGGAGACCGAGGTCGAGGGCGAGGGCTCCGAGGAGACCGCCTCCGAGGAGTGA
- the pth gene encoding aminoacyl-tRNA hydrolase has product MTSPDAVSLVVGLGNPGPRYAGNRHNIGFLVADELADRVGGKFKAHKSGSEVVEGRLAGARVVLAKPRSFMNLSGGPVAGAVKFYKVPPESLVVVHDELDLPFGTIRLKRGGGENGHNGLRSITKSLGTRDYVRVRFGIGRPPGRMDPADYVLKDFSTVERKELAYFIDVCADAVEVLVTKGLEAAQNQFH; this is encoded by the coding sequence GTGACTTCCCCGGACGCGGTCTCGCTGGTCGTCGGGCTCGGCAACCCCGGCCCGCGCTACGCCGGCAACCGGCACAACATCGGCTTCCTGGTGGCCGACGAGCTCGCCGACCGGGTCGGCGGGAAGTTCAAGGCGCACAAGTCCGGTTCCGAGGTCGTCGAGGGGCGGCTCGCCGGGGCGCGCGTCGTGCTGGCGAAGCCGCGCTCGTTCATGAACCTCTCCGGCGGTCCGGTGGCCGGCGCGGTGAAGTTCTACAAGGTGCCGCCCGAGTCGCTCGTGGTCGTCCACGACGAGCTGGACCTGCCGTTCGGCACCATCCGCCTCAAGCGCGGTGGCGGCGAGAACGGCCACAACGGCCTCCGCTCGATCACCAAGTCCCTCGGCACCCGCGACTACGTGCGGGTGCGCTTCGGCATCGGCCGCCCGCCCGGCCGGATGGACCCGGCCGACTACGTGCTCAAGGACTTCTCCACCGTCGAGCGCAAGGAACTGGCGTACTTCATCGACGTCTGCGCCGACGCGGTCGAGGTGCTGGTCACCAAGGGCCTGGAAGCCGCCCAGAACCAGTTCCACTGA
- a CDS encoding fatty acyl-AMP ligase: protein MSRFVETLVASARANTGEGGRGLTTGEPEEPWFRTWGQVHDDARRIAGALGDDLEPGTAVAILAADPGLIAPAVQAVWLGGGSVTMLHQPTPRTDLAVWAEDTVRVLTMIGARLVLLGPPFEDLSAMLQENSIAHRHLAELAGSGAAPLAGPVDVPEDATALLQLTSGSTAEPKAVRITHANLHANLLAMVEAAELDAERDVAVSWLPLFHDMGMVGCLTVPMAIGMSAVKVTPADFLARPLLWPELITKHRGTVTAAPNFAYAIVGRRLARADDGEFDLSSVRFTLNGAEPIDPAAVRTFTEAGARFGLDSTSMVCAYGMAEATLAVSFAPLGRGVEVDTVDADALEQQRRAEPVAPDTARARQFALLGRPLPGLEVDVVDDEGRELGDRQVGRLRIRGAAVTPGYLTTEGPLSTQDSEGWLDTGDDGYLVDGQVVICGRRKDVIIMGGRNIYPVDIERAACEVEGVRAGNAAAVRQEAGSRRERFAVVLESRLAGDEEAEKRLRKEVAARVLDAVGARPSAVVVLSPGSLPKTPSGKLRRAAAASLVPAS, encoded by the coding sequence ATGAGTCGGTTCGTGGAGACACTGGTGGCGTCCGCCCGGGCCAACACCGGCGAGGGCGGACGCGGGCTCACCACCGGAGAGCCCGAGGAGCCCTGGTTCCGCACGTGGGGGCAGGTGCACGACGACGCGCGGCGGATCGCCGGCGCGTTGGGTGACGACCTCGAACCCGGTACCGCCGTCGCGATCCTCGCCGCCGACCCGGGACTGATCGCACCCGCCGTGCAGGCGGTGTGGCTCGGCGGCGGCAGCGTGACCATGCTGCACCAGCCGACGCCGCGCACGGACCTCGCGGTCTGGGCCGAGGACACCGTGCGCGTGCTCACGATGATCGGGGCGCGGCTGGTGCTGCTGGGGCCGCCCTTCGAGGACCTCTCCGCGATGCTGCAGGAGAACTCCATCGCGCACCGCCACCTGGCCGAGCTCGCCGGGTCCGGCGCCGCGCCGCTGGCCGGACCGGTCGACGTCCCGGAGGACGCCACCGCGCTGCTCCAGCTGACCAGCGGCTCCACCGCGGAGCCCAAGGCGGTGCGGATCACCCACGCCAACCTGCACGCGAACCTGCTGGCAATGGTGGAGGCCGCCGAGCTGGACGCCGAGCGCGACGTGGCGGTGTCCTGGCTGCCGCTGTTCCACGACATGGGCATGGTCGGCTGCCTGACCGTGCCGATGGCCATCGGCATGTCGGCGGTCAAGGTCACCCCGGCCGACTTCCTCGCCCGGCCCCTGCTGTGGCCCGAGCTCATCACCAAGCACCGCGGCACCGTGACGGCGGCGCCGAACTTCGCCTACGCGATCGTCGGGCGCCGGCTGGCGCGCGCGGACGACGGCGAGTTCGACCTCTCCAGCGTCCGGTTCACGCTCAACGGCGCCGAACCCATCGACCCCGCGGCGGTGCGGACCTTCACCGAGGCGGGCGCCCGGTTCGGGCTCGACTCGACGAGCATGGTGTGCGCCTACGGCATGGCCGAGGCGACGCTGGCGGTCTCGTTCGCGCCGCTCGGGCGCGGCGTGGAGGTCGACACCGTCGACGCCGACGCCCTGGAGCAGCAGCGGCGGGCCGAACCGGTGGCTCCGGACACCGCGCGGGCGCGGCAGTTCGCGCTGCTCGGCCGACCGCTGCCGGGCCTGGAGGTCGACGTGGTCGACGACGAGGGCCGCGAGCTCGGCGACCGGCAGGTCGGGCGGCTGCGCATCCGCGGCGCGGCGGTGACGCCGGGCTACCTCACCACCGAGGGGCCGCTGTCCACTCAGGACAGCGAGGGCTGGTTGGACACCGGGGACGACGGGTACCTGGTGGACGGTCAGGTGGTGATCTGCGGCCGCCGCAAGGACGTGATCATCATGGGCGGCCGCAACATCTACCCGGTGGACATCGAGCGGGCCGCCTGCGAGGTCGAGGGCGTGCGCGCGGGCAACGCCGCCGCGGTACGGCAGGAGGCCGGGAGCCGGCGCGAGCGGTTCGCCGTGGTGCTGGAGTCCCGCCTGGCCGGTGACGAGGAGGCGGAGAAGCGGCTGCGCAAGGAGGTCGCGGCCCGCGTCCTCGACGCGGTCGGCGCCCGGCCGTCGGCGGTCGTGGTGCTCTCGCCGGGGTCGCTGCCGAAGACCCCGTCCGGCAAGCTCCGCCGCGCCGCCGCGGCGTCCCTCGTCCCCGCGAGCTGA
- a CDS encoding ABC-F family ATP-binding cassette domain-containing protein — protein sequence MVNLVNLESVHKSYGVRPLLDGVSLGVSAGDRIGVVGLNGGGKTTLLEVLAGLAEPDEGRVSHGRDLRMAVVTQRTELPEGATVRGAVLDPLGFAAEHEWAADATVRSVLAGLGMTRLGLDTPVEDFSGGERRRVALAAALVRDIDLLVLDEPTNHLDVEGVRWLADHLLERKCALVVVTHDRWFLDTVCTRTWEVVDGRVEQYEGGYADWVFARAERARIAQAAEEKRQNLARKELAWLQRGAKARTSKPRYRVEAAEALISDVPEPRDSAELVAFAKRRLGKTVLELEDVDLRVGDRTLLDGVTWRIGPGDRLGVVGVNGSGKTTLLKLLAGEREPDAGKRIEGKTVRLAHLTQELHDLPGHWRVREAIEDVAERVTLGKHELTASQLGERFGFGKGRQWTPVEDLSGGERRRLQLARLLMGEPNVLVLDEPTNDLDIDTLQQLEDLLDGWAGTLVVVSHDRYLVERVCDSVYALFGDGKLTHLPGGIDEYLARRKSLLAAEEDVGKQATDAPKPRGLSGAEEHAARKELARCERQLDKLADREQALHEKLAEAATDPERLAELNVELRALHQEKDDVEARWMELAEQLG from the coding sequence ATGGTGAACCTGGTCAATCTCGAATCGGTCCACAAGAGCTACGGCGTGCGCCCACTGCTGGACGGGGTGTCCCTGGGCGTCTCCGCGGGCGACCGGATCGGGGTCGTCGGGCTCAACGGCGGCGGCAAGACCACGCTGCTGGAGGTGCTCGCCGGCCTCGCCGAACCCGACGAGGGCCGGGTGAGCCACGGGCGCGACCTGCGGATGGCCGTGGTCACCCAGCGCACCGAGCTGCCCGAGGGCGCGACCGTGCGCGGCGCGGTGCTCGACCCGCTCGGCTTCGCCGCTGAGCACGAGTGGGCCGCCGACGCCACGGTGCGCTCCGTGCTCGCCGGGCTCGGCATGACCCGGCTCGGGCTGGACACCCCGGTCGAGGACTTCTCCGGCGGGGAGCGCCGCCGCGTCGCGCTGGCCGCCGCGCTGGTCCGCGACATCGACCTGCTGGTGCTGGACGAGCCCACCAACCACCTCGACGTCGAGGGGGTGCGCTGGCTGGCCGACCACCTGCTGGAGCGCAAGTGCGCGCTCGTGGTGGTCACCCACGACCGCTGGTTCCTGGACACCGTCTGCACCCGGACCTGGGAGGTCGTCGACGGCCGCGTCGAGCAGTACGAGGGCGGCTACGCGGACTGGGTCTTCGCCCGTGCCGAGCGCGCCCGCATCGCGCAGGCCGCGGAGGAGAAGCGGCAGAACCTCGCCCGCAAGGAGCTCGCCTGGTTGCAGCGCGGTGCCAAGGCCCGCACGTCCAAGCCGCGCTACCGGGTGGAGGCGGCCGAGGCGCTGATCTCCGACGTGCCGGAGCCGCGCGACTCCGCGGAGCTGGTCGCCTTCGCCAAGCGGCGGCTGGGCAAGACCGTGCTGGAGCTGGAGGACGTCGACCTGCGGGTCGGCGACCGGACCTTGCTGGACGGCGTGACCTGGCGGATCGGTCCGGGCGACCGGCTGGGCGTGGTCGGCGTCAACGGTTCCGGCAAGACGACGCTGCTCAAGCTGCTCGCCGGCGAGCGCGAGCCGGACGCGGGCAAGCGCATCGAGGGCAAGACGGTGCGCCTGGCCCACCTCACGCAGGAGCTGCACGACCTGCCCGGGCACTGGCGGGTGCGGGAGGCGATCGAGGACGTCGCCGAGCGGGTCACCCTCGGCAAGCACGAGCTGACCGCCTCGCAGCTGGGGGAGCGGTTCGGGTTCGGCAAGGGCCGGCAGTGGACGCCGGTCGAGGACCTCTCCGGCGGGGAGCGCCGCCGGCTGCAGCTGGCCCGCCTGCTCATGGGCGAGCCGAACGTGCTGGTGCTGGACGAGCCGACCAACGACCTGGACATCGACACCCTGCAGCAGCTGGAGGACCTGCTCGACGGCTGGGCGGGCACCCTGGTGGTCGTCTCGCACGACCGGTACCTGGTGGAGCGGGTGTGCGACAGCGTCTACGCGCTGTTCGGCGACGGCAAGCTCACGCACCTGCCCGGCGGCATCGACGAGTACCTGGCGCGCCGGAAGTCGTTGCTGGCGGCCGAGGAGGACGTCGGCAAGCAGGCCACCGACGCTCCGAAGCCGCGCGGTCTGTCGGGCGCGGAGGAGCACGCCGCCCGCAAGGAGCTCGCGCGCTGCGAGCGGCAGCTCGACAAGCTCGCCGACCGCGAGCAGGCGCTGCACGAGAAGCTCGCGGAGGCCGCGACGGACCCGGAGCGGCTGGCCGAGCTCAACGTCGAGCTGCGCGCGCTGCACCAGGAGAAGGACGACGTCGAGGCCCGCTGGATGGAGCTCGCCGAGCAGCTGGGCTGA
- a CDS encoding 4-(cytidine 5'-diphospho)-2-C-methyl-D-erythritol kinase, with amino-acid sequence MVPTPITVRVPAKVNLHLSVGDARPDGYHELVTVFQALSMTDEVTVLVAEEPGIDVHGEGADSVPTGASNLAWKAVQLLAEHSGRDPEEPGVRLSINKGIPVAGGMAGGSADAAATLLALNQLWRLELGRDELSELAAKLGSDVPFALQGGTALGTGRGERLVPVLARHTFHWVIALDRRGLSTPAVYTELDRLREETRPNRVGEVEPLLEALASGDPRQLALLLGNDLQAAAVSLRPGLRRTLRAGVQAGALAGIVSGSGPTCAFLCTDADSAVRVAAELSGAGVCRTVRVAHGPVPGAKLVTEEPAHRPTPPQVHA; translated from the coding sequence GTGGTTCCTACCCCCATCACCGTCCGCGTCCCGGCGAAGGTGAACCTGCACCTGTCGGTCGGTGACGCCCGACCGGACGGCTACCACGAACTGGTCACCGTCTTCCAGGCGCTGTCGATGACCGACGAGGTGACCGTGCTGGTCGCCGAGGAACCCGGCATCGACGTGCACGGCGAGGGCGCCGACTCGGTGCCCACCGGCGCCAGCAACCTGGCGTGGAAGGCGGTGCAGCTGCTCGCCGAGCACAGCGGCCGCGACCCGGAGGAGCCCGGGGTGCGGCTGTCGATCAACAAGGGCATCCCGGTCGCCGGGGGCATGGCCGGGGGCAGCGCGGACGCGGCCGCCACGCTGCTGGCGCTCAACCAGCTCTGGCGCCTCGAGCTGGGGCGCGACGAGCTCAGCGAGCTGGCCGCGAAACTGGGCAGCGACGTCCCGTTCGCGCTGCAGGGCGGGACCGCGCTGGGCACCGGGCGCGGCGAGCGGCTGGTGCCGGTGCTGGCCCGGCACACCTTCCACTGGGTGATTGCGCTCGACCGGCGCGGGCTGAGCACCCCCGCCGTCTACACCGAACTCGACCGGCTGCGGGAGGAGACCCGGCCGAACCGGGTCGGCGAGGTCGAGCCGCTGCTGGAGGCGCTGGCCTCCGGCGACCCCCGCCAGCTCGCGCTGCTGCTGGGCAACGACCTGCAGGCCGCCGCGGTGTCGCTGCGCCCGGGCCTGCGCCGCACGCTCCGCGCGGGCGTGCAGGCGGGCGCGCTCGCGGGCATCGTCTCGGGCTCCGGCCCCACCTGCGCGTTCCTGTGCACGGACGCGGACTCGGCGGTGCGCGTGGCCGCGGAGCTCTCCGGCGCGGGCGTGTGCCGGACCGTCCGGGTGGCGCACGGCCCGGTGCCGGGCGCCAAGCTCGTGACCGAGGAACCGGCCCACCGCCCCACGCCGCCCCAGGTCCACGCCTGA
- a CDS encoding MetQ/NlpA family ABC transporter substrate-binding protein, whose translation MRLRFAALVAAVGVALAACGGGPSAAEDPNAPIRVAVSPTPHGEILEYVKDNLAEKAGIDIEIVKFDDYNRPNEAVAHGELEANYFQHVPYLDEYRKQRGGDFAWVAPVHLEPLAVYSKQHESLQEIPDGATVTLSNDPANQFRGLKLLEQGGLIKLKPDAAVGTRLEAAIAENPKNIDFKDLSPDQLPRSVDDAAAAVVNGNYAIKANLKDPVLVESAENNPYANGLVTTPALAEDPRIQKLAELLRSPEVKNFINEKWGGVAVVPAD comes from the coding sequence ATGCGTCTGCGCTTCGCTGCCCTGGTGGCCGCCGTCGGTGTGGCGCTCGCCGCCTGCGGTGGCGGCCCCTCGGCCGCCGAGGACCCCAACGCCCCGATCCGGGTCGCGGTCAGCCCGACCCCGCACGGCGAGATCCTCGAGTACGTCAAGGACAACCTCGCCGAGAAGGCCGGGATCGACATCGAGATCGTCAAGTTCGACGACTACAACCGGCCCAACGAGGCCGTGGCGCACGGCGAGCTGGAGGCGAACTACTTCCAGCACGTCCCGTACCTCGACGAGTACCGCAAGCAGCGCGGTGGTGACTTCGCGTGGGTCGCGCCGGTGCACCTGGAACCGCTGGCGGTGTACTCCAAGCAGCACGAGTCGCTGCAGGAGATCCCCGACGGCGCGACCGTGACGCTGTCCAACGACCCGGCCAACCAGTTCCGCGGCCTCAAGCTGCTGGAGCAGGGCGGGCTGATCAAGCTCAAGCCGGACGCCGCGGTCGGCACCCGGTTGGAGGCCGCGATCGCGGAGAACCCGAAGAACATCGACTTCAAGGACCTCTCGCCGGACCAGCTGCCGCGCTCGGTGGACGACGCGGCCGCCGCGGTGGTCAACGGCAACTACGCGATCAAGGCGAACCTGAAGGACCCGGTGCTCGTGGAGAGCGCGGAGAACAACCCCTACGCCAACGGTCTGGTGACCACCCCGGCCCTGGCGGAGGACCCGCGGATCCAGAAGCTGGCCGAGCTGCTGCGCTCGCCGGAGGTCAAGAACTTCATCAACGAGAAGTGGGGCGGCGTCGCCGTCGTCCCGGCCGACTGA
- a CDS encoding ABC transporter permease subunit, translated as MSDVTPWSEVFEILGEATLGTLYMVLVSTLLAVLGGLPLGVLLHLSSPVGLNPRPALYRVLGIVVDVVRSVPFVVLLVVLASFTRLLIGTSIGSTAVIVPLTIGAIPFFARLTQNALREVSFTVVEAAITTGSSRLRIVWTVLLGEARAALVGAVGVTAVALIGYAAMAGAIGGGGLGTTAIQDGYQGYDDRLLYGSVLVLAVLAFGMQLITDLTAKAVDRRRTAAG; from the coding sequence GTGAGTGATGTGACCCCCTGGTCGGAGGTCTTCGAGATCCTCGGTGAGGCCACGCTCGGCACGCTCTACATGGTGTTGGTGTCCACCCTGCTGGCGGTCCTCGGTGGGCTGCCGCTCGGTGTGCTGCTGCACCTGAGCTCGCCGGTCGGGCTGAACCCGAGGCCCGCGCTGTACCGGGTGCTCGGCATCGTGGTCGATGTCGTGCGCTCGGTGCCGTTCGTGGTGCTGCTGGTGGTGCTGGCGTCGTTCACCCGGCTGCTGATCGGCACGTCGATCGGCAGCACCGCGGTGATCGTGCCGCTGACCATCGGCGCGATCCCGTTCTTCGCGCGGTTGACCCAGAACGCGTTGCGCGAGGTGAGCTTCACCGTCGTGGAGGCCGCGATCACCACGGGATCCAGCCGCCTGCGGATCGTGTGGACCGTGCTGCTCGGCGAAGCGCGGGCCGCGCTGGTCGGTGCGGTCGGCGTCACCGCGGTGGCGCTGATCGGCTACGCCGCGATGGCGGGCGCGATCGGCGGCGGTGGCCTGGGCACCACGGCGATCCAGGACGGCTACCAGGGCTACGACGACCGGCTGCTCTACGGCTCGGTCCTGGTGCTCGCGGTGCTCGCCTTCGGCATGCAGCTGATCACCGACCTCACGGCCAAGGCGGTCGACCGCCGTCGCACCGCGGCCGGCTGA
- a CDS encoding ATP-binding cassette domain-containing protein, with amino-acid sequence MITVENLTKSFQQNNGTVRALDGVTMEVPAGAVCGVVGPSGAGKSTLARCIALLEKPDSGAIRVDGTDLVSLSGKALRAARRQIGVVPQGDSLLRQRTAAGNIALPLEAAGMSGPERRSRVGELLDLVGLTDKASVYPDQLSGGQRQRIAVARALAAKPSVLLADEPTSALDPGTTDSVLTVLDRARAELGVTVLVVTHDMAVVRKIADDVAVLEGGRVVEHGKVLDLVAAPDSRVSSTLLPATDQAEPLRPTDGRHDVVAEVVLVGFAAVGALLPEAASRFGVELAILGGGLTRLGDTPVAKFKVGLSGERAEAALKWMVERDAHVRRAPVCVDGVAA; translated from the coding sequence GTGATCACAGTCGAGAACCTGACCAAGTCCTTCCAGCAGAACAACGGCACGGTGCGCGCCCTCGACGGCGTCACCATGGAGGTTCCGGCCGGCGCGGTGTGCGGCGTGGTCGGCCCCAGCGGCGCAGGCAAGTCCACCCTCGCTCGGTGCATCGCGCTGCTCGAGAAGCCGGACTCGGGTGCCATCCGGGTGGACGGCACCGACCTCGTCTCCCTCAGCGGCAAGGCGCTGCGCGCCGCGCGCCGGCAGATCGGCGTGGTGCCGCAAGGTGATTCGCTGCTCCGGCAGCGCACCGCGGCGGGCAACATCGCGCTGCCGCTGGAGGCGGCCGGGATGTCCGGGCCGGAGCGGCGCAGCCGCGTCGGCGAGCTGCTGGACCTCGTCGGCCTGACCGACAAGGCCTCGGTCTACCCCGACCAGCTCTCCGGCGGGCAGCGGCAGCGGATCGCGGTCGCGCGGGCGCTGGCCGCCAAGCCCTCGGTGCTGCTGGCCGACGAACCGACGTCCGCGCTGGACCCCGGCACCACCGACTCGGTGCTCACCGTGCTGGACCGCGCCCGCGCGGAGCTGGGCGTCACCGTGCTCGTGGTGACCCACGACATGGCGGTGGTGCGCAAGATCGCCGATGACGTCGCGGTGCTGGAAGGCGGCCGCGTGGTGGAGCACGGCAAGGTGCTGGACCTGGTCGCCGCGCCGGACAGCCGGGTGAGCTCGACGCTGCTGCCCGCCACCGACCAGGCCGAGCCGCTGCGCCCGACCGACGGCCGCCACGACGTGGTCGCCGAGGTCGTGCTGGTCGGCTTCGCCGCGGTGGGCGCGCTGCTGCCGGAGGCGGCGAGCCGGTTCGGTGTCGAGCTGGCGATCCTCGGCGGCGGGCTGACCCGCCTCGGGGACACGCCGGTCGCGAAGTTCAAGGTCGGCCTGAGCGGCGAGCGCGCCGAGGCCGCGCTGAAGTGGATGGTCGAGCGCGACGCGCACGTGCGGCGCGCTCCCGTGTGCGTTGACGGAGTCGCTGCGTGA
- the rsmA gene encoding 16S rRNA (adenine(1518)-N(6)/adenine(1519)-N(6))-dimethyltransferase RsmA, producing the protein MDDQQAALLGPADVRRLAEELSIRPTKKLGQNFVHDPNTVRRIVASASVTSEDVVLEVGPGLGSLTLALLPAAGAVTAVEIDPALAARLPRTAAEFAPALRDRLTVLEADALRVRAADFPAPPTALVANLPYNVAVPVVLHLLAELPSLRHGLVMVQAEVADRMSARPGGRVYGVPSVKLAWFAEVRRAGPVPRTVFWPVPNVDSGLVAFRRVEPPSSAPRAEVFRVVDAAFAQRRKTLRGALAGWAGSAARAEAVLRAAGIDPTTRGEQLRIADFARIAEAAAAEDAS; encoded by the coding sequence GTGGACGACCAGCAGGCGGCGCTGCTCGGCCCCGCCGACGTGCGTCGGCTGGCCGAGGAGCTGAGCATCCGCCCGACGAAGAAGCTCGGGCAGAACTTCGTGCACGACCCGAACACGGTGCGGCGCATCGTGGCCTCGGCGTCGGTGACCTCCGAGGACGTCGTTCTGGAGGTCGGGCCCGGGCTCGGCTCGCTGACGCTGGCCCTGCTGCCCGCCGCCGGCGCGGTGACCGCCGTCGAGATCGACCCGGCGCTCGCCGCCCGGTTGCCGCGCACCGCGGCCGAGTTCGCCCCGGCGCTGCGCGACCGGCTCACGGTGCTCGAGGCGGACGCGCTGCGCGTGCGCGCCGCGGACTTCCCGGCGCCGCCGACCGCGCTGGTCGCCAACCTGCCCTACAACGTCGCCGTGCCGGTCGTGCTGCACCTGCTGGCCGAGCTGCCGAGCCTGCGGCACGGGCTGGTCATGGTGCAGGCCGAGGTCGCCGACCGGATGTCCGCGCGGCCCGGTGGGCGCGTCTACGGCGTGCCGAGCGTCAAGCTCGCCTGGTTCGCCGAGGTGCGGCGCGCCGGTCCGGTGCCGCGCACGGTGTTCTGGCCGGTGCCCAACGTGGACTCCGGGCTGGTGGCGTTCCGGCGCGTGGAGCCGCCGTCGAGCGCACCGCGCGCGGAGGTCTTCCGCGTGGTGGACGCCGCGTTCGCGCAGCGGCGCAAGACGCTGCGCGGCGCGCTGGCCGGGTGGGCCGGTTCGGCCGCGCGCGCGGAGGCCGTGCTGCGGGCGGCGGGCATCGACCCGACGACCCGCGGGGAGCAGTTGCGCATCGCTGACTTCGCGCGGATCGCGGAGGCCGCGGCGGCGGAGGACGCCTCCTGA